One region of Takifugu flavidus isolate HTHZ2018 chromosome 14, ASM371156v2, whole genome shotgun sequence genomic DNA includes:
- the LOC130537356 gene encoding pecanex-like protein 3 isoform X4, with amino-acid sequence MGSQALQILRQGVWASLTGGWYVDPHQSTFSNCFHLYLWIFLLAFPFLLYMALPPSLVVAGVYSAVVAVFFTAIKVVNYRLHSMFDLGEIVEKKQASLTAEVSKMEEGDEGSGAHEGNQHRDSHVGVEMTVFRKVNSTPPVRCSSQHSLFGLNQVSEFLPQLEDTGGTKERLPEQGSSNVIVTSAHREILRQSSQDATRAPSVVQSCIAAALGSDFPSLLGISGVAAGYGEPGRCLSIPPSPSSQEDGGEKEQSPEAELTDQLSQQSPRDNEVGAYSPLGPSAESGSLGDTPLSPLIKSSLSEELSENLLGLGLDPVTFAPGTEHPGSRSGVALAAGSTDSCFSAGGATTDRETLSTVSSYRSEKTDSTQLESPSFSQPRPADTQTSAPAPGMDDILRPVGDPTGQDGSDTDNLSDSVLLRSPSKEFSLSQGLDRTLVEGEDLPPVLCDIAQPPPLQNSSPSSSEHSEVCDLDRTVTVPPLPPPRQANSVPSGLALGLVCSEPDLPISSTPFLLPAQPALQAQQVVRPKDLKLLRASGSSVGHRPGRRKAPRRRAAAGSSSFDCGSYRRHHNHRQHRDYIPVRNRLGAKAYSESLFEDSSDEDDGSDMSAGSSLGSQRRYSSDDDDSSSSTSCYSPDLANTGVTSPLPSAAQLPSQREGEEGAGLSHPRAAHRSSSTASAKTHARVLSMDGAGGGQSSTPALPSNLTTMPSTSTPAPRTLTMSKSDLEARTVLADGFAAAHHHRLGSIGSSWTGNQMGWRAEELVEEGAVGGAVAPDDGDKHESVSSVKRTQAIRRRHNAGSNPTPPPSTMGSPPSLQDLQRARTSSHSRTRALPSALQFASSLLLPRSGIHEASTFDDTSEGAVHYFYDESGVKRSYTFGPAGGGYEDPVQERERERERERERERQSQSSSFTSTEVQEGAQVLSMLQPRPVVLQGMQVRRVPLEMPEFDLDHESLQESQENTLMIEEKAKPKQYYRFWVLPGRWLRVRYDRLALLALLDRNRRVGENVFAVVLASLVAFLGFLLMLQGFFRDIWVFQFCLVIASCQYSLLKSVQPDAASPMHGHNWIIVYSRPVYFCLCCVMIWIFDLSASSGTLQSFSLYGVTFFSVDFLLCVRNMLIVFALCFPVIFLFGLLPQVNTFVMCLLEQIDMHIFGGSATTSPLSSLYSLLRSMLVAALLYGFCLGAISTPWGDAHVPVLFSVFCGLLLALSYHLSRQSSDPTIFWSLVKSKLFPELENRTPEEPPVEIKDPLPEKLHNSVKEILHSDLVMCPLMAVITFAISASTVFIALQPALSFVLYILAGVVGFITHYLLPQLRKQLPWFCLAHPVLRSREYSQFEVRDAAQLMWFEKLYAWLQCVEKYFIYPAVVLNSLTTEARAVGQNHKELDIYSRALFISVAGMKLLRSSFCAPSQQYVTLCFTALFFHFDYPHFSETFLIDYYFMSILFSKMWDLLYKLRFVLTYIAPWQITWGSAFHAFAQPFAVPHSAVLFVQAVFSAFFSTPLNPVLGSAVFVTSYTRPVKFWERDYNTKRVDHSNTRLATQLDRNPGADDNNLNSIFYEHLTRSLQHSLCGDLLLGRWGNYATGDCFILASDYLNALVHIIEIGNGLVTFQLRGLEFRGTYCQQREVEAITEGVEEDEGCCCCEPGHIPHMLSFNAAFGQRWLAWEVAATKYVLEGYSISDNNAASMLQVFDLRKILITYYVKSIIYYVNRSSKLEDWLSNEAIQEALRPCLGSNYVDSDPTFNLNIDEDYDHRASGITPSSFCMAYLDWIQYCNSRRQTPVTCERDSPLVTLCFGLCILGRRALGTASHSMSASLEPFLYGLHALFKGDFRITSPRDEWVFADMDLLNRVVAPGVRMSLKLHQDHFTSPDEYEDPMVLYDAITANEEKMLISHEGDPVWRSAILANMPSLLALRHIMDDGSDEYKIIMLNKRFLSFRVIKVNRECVRGLWAGQQQELVFLRNRNPERGSIQNAKQALRNMINSSCDQPIGYPIYVSPLTTSYAGGHGQLRSVWGGPVSPHNIYTWFISSWDRLQKGCGAGCNSGGNIEDSDCGGGSASISANPAIHTTHSTPAATLPPPHFTAVQPPMGMDNNFAPTQNWPHHPQPLPLALLSQSESRMEAGLLASLQHTSSIPGFPGQHLSSSQLSFSSSVAPPTLPASERFCHASFLENSGHRAGQRAGLGQGGGLHYDSHVGKWSFSGRKGFNGPAAPEGEGGPVPTVRTQPTPPAPLQEVSVAQDPLGATRMSDPTPPTTGDHPTAREESTELPLLEHLR; translated from the exons ATGGGTTCCCAGGCGCTTCAGATACTGCGGCAGGGTGTGTGGGCTTCGCTCACTGGGGGGTGGTACGTGGACCCCCATCAGAGCACGTTCTCCAACTGCTTTCACCTGTACCTTTGGATCTTTCTGCTGGCCTTTCCGTTCCTGCTGTACATG GCTCTTCCTCCCAGCTTGGTGGTGGCAGGTGTGTACTCTGCAGTGGTGGCCGTCTTTTTCACGGCCATTAAGGTGGTGAACTACCGGCTTCACTCCATGTTCGACCTCGGGGAGATTGTGGAGAAGAAGCAGGCTTCGCTCACCGCCGAGGTTtcaaagatggaggaaggagatgaaggTTCAGGTGCTCACGAGGGGAATCAGCACAG GGACAGTCATGTTGGCGTGGAGATGACTGTGTTTCGGAAGGTCAACTCGACACCCCCGGTCCGCTGTAGCTCCCAACACTCTCTATTTGGATTAAATCAGGTTTCG GAGTTCTTGCCACAGCTGGAGGATACAGGGGGCACAAAGG AGCGACTGCCCGAGCAAGGAAGCAGCAATGTAATTGTTACATCAGCTCACCGTGAGATCCTACGCCAGAGTTCCCAGGACGCCACGA GGGCACCGAGCGTCGTGCAGTCCTGCATCGCTGCTGCTCTAGGAAGTGATTTCCCGAGTCTGTTGGGAATTTCAGGGGTGGCAGCTGGATATGGAGAACCTGGAAGATGCCTGTCAATCCCCCCCTCGCCTTCCAGCCAGGAGGACGGAGGTGAAAAAGAGCAGTCGCCAGAAGCGGAGTTGACAGACCAGTTGTCACAACAGAGTCCTCGGGACAATGAGGTGGGGGCTTATTCTCCTCTTGGTCCCTCTGCTGAATCGGGGAGCCTGGGCGACACTCCGCTCAGCCCCTTAATAAAGAGCAGCCTGAGCGAGGAGCTGAGTGAAAATCTCCTGGGTTTGGGTTTAGACCCTGTGACGTTCGCCCCCGGCACCGAGCACCCAGGCAGCCGCAGCGGCGTGGCGCTCGCTGCTGGATCCACAGACAGTTGTTTCAGTGCAGGTGGAGCCACCACAGACAGGGAAACGCTAAGCACTGTTAGCAGTTACCGCAGCGAGAAAACGGACTCCACTCAGCTGGAGAGCCCTTCGTTCAGCCAGCCGCGGCCTGCGGACACACAGACCTCAGCCCCAGCTCCAGGGATGGACGACATCCTCAGGCCGGTGGGCGACCCGACTGGACAGGACGGCAGCGATACCGACAACCTGTCGGACAGCGTGCTGCTTCGCTCTCCCTCCAAAGAATTCTCGCTCAGTCAGGGTCTGGACAGGACACTTGTGGAAGGAGAGGATTTACCCCCCGTACTCTGTGATATTGCacagccccctcctctccagaACTCTTCCCCTTCGAGCAGTGAACACTCGGAGGTGTGTGATTTGGACAGAACTGTCACAGTTCCGCCTCTCCCCCCACCGCGGCAGGCTAATTCGGTGCCCTCAGGGCTGGCCCTGGGACTAGTGTGCTCTGAGCCTGATTTGCCAATATCTTCTACCCCGTTTTTATTGCCCGCCCAGCCTGCGCTGCAAGCCCAGCAGGTTGTGCGTCCTAAAGACTTGAAGCTGCTGCGGGCCAGCGGCAGTAGCGTGGGACACAGACCGGGCCGGAGGAAAGCTCCACGCAGGCGAGccgcagcaggaagcagcagcttcgACTGCGGCTCTTACAGGCGTCACCACAATCATAGACAGCATAGAGATTACATCCCAGTTAGGAACCGACTGGGCGCCAAGGCTTATAGTGAGAGTTTGTTTGAGGATTCCAGCGACGAGGATGACGGCAGCGACATGAGCGCCGGCTCCAGCTTGGGCTCGCAGCGTCGATACAGCTCGGACGACGACGACTCCAGCTCCTCTACCTCCTGCTACTCCCCGGACCTCGCTAACACTGGCGTTACGTCCCCGCTGCCCTCTGCTGCGCAGCTGCCGTCTCaaagggaaggggaggaaggcGCCGGCCTTTCGCATCCTCGTGCCGCTCATCGCTCTTCTAGCACGGCGAGTGCCAAGACCCACGCAAGAGTGCTGAGTATGGACGGAGCGGGCGGAGGCCAGAGCAGTACGCCAGCTCTGCCCTCTAATCTGACCACCATGCCCTCCACGTCCACTCCTGCACCTCGCACTCTCACCATGTCCAAGTCGGATCTGGAGGCCCGCACCGTTCTCGCCGACGGCTTCGCCGCAGCTCATCATCACCGGCTGGGTTCAATAGGAAGCTCTTGGACCGGCAACCAGATGGGCTGGAGGGCAGAGGAGCTCGTCGAAGAGGGAGCCGTGGGGGGAG CCGTGGCCCCGGATGATGGGGACAAACACGAGTCGGTCAGCAGCGTTAAGAGGACCCAGGCCATCCGGCGAAGACACAACGCCGGGAGCAACCCTACACCGCCTCCTTCCACCATGGGATCCCCTCCAAG CCTTCAGGACCTCCAGCGGGCTCGGACCTCCTCCCATTCTCGGACCCGAGCCCTGCCGTCAGCCTTACAGTTCGCTTCATCCCTCCTGCTCCCCCGCAGCGGCATCCACGAAGCCTCCACCTTTGATGACACATCGGAGGGGGCCGTCCATTACTTCTACGATGAGAGCG GTGTAAAGAGATCCTACACATTcggacctgctggaggtggtTATGAGGATCCAGTTCA agagagggagagggagagggagagggagagggagagggagaggcagtcCCAGTCGTCAAGCTTCACCTCCACTGAGGTCCAGGAAGGTGCACAAGTGTTGTCCATGCTCCAGCCCAGACCTGTGGTTCTACAGGGCATGCAGGTGCGCAGGGTGCCTCTGGAAATGCCCGAG TTTGACTTGGATCACGAGTCTCTACAAGAGTCCCAGGAAAACACGCTGATGATTGAGGAGAAAGCCAAACCCAAGCAGTACTACCGCTTCTGGGTGCTGCCCGGGAGGTGGCTGAGGGTCCGTTATGACCGACTGGCTCTTCTGGCCTTGTTGGACAG AAACCGCCGCGTGGGAGAAAATGTCTTTGCGGTGGTCTTGGCCAGCCTGGTGGCCTTCCTGGGGTTCCTCTTGATGCTCCAGGGCTTTTTCAGGGACATCTGGGTCTTCCAGTTTTGCCTTGTCATTGCTAGCTGCCAATACTCTTTACTTAAG AGTGTACAACCTGATGCAGCCTCTCCAATGCAT GGCCATAACTGGATCATTGTGTACAGTCGGCCAGTCTACTTCTGCTTGTGCTGCGTGATGATTTGGATCTTCGACCTGTCCGCCAGCTCCGGCACCCTGCAATCCTTCTCGCTCTACGGAGTCACCTTCTTCTCTGTCGACTTCCTGCTCTGTGTCAGGAATATGCTCATTG TGTTTGCCTTGTGTTTCCCGGTAATTTTCCTCTTTGGGCTGCTACCTCAGGTCAATACTTTTGTGATGTGTCTGCTGGAGCAGATTGATATGCACATTTTTGGTGGAAGCG CTACTACCAGCCCACTCTCATCTCTATATAGCCTCTTGCGCAGCATGTTGGTGGCTGCTCTGTTGTACGGATTTTGCCTTGGCGCCATCAGC ACTCCCTGGGGGGATGCACACGTTCCCGTGCTGTTCTCTGTGTTTTGTGGTCTGCTCCTGGCCTTATCCTACCACCTCAGCCGCCAAAGCAGTGACCCAACGATCTTCTG GTCACTTGTCAAGTCTAAATTATTCCCCGAGTTGGAGAACCGAACACCAGAAGAGCCCCCCGTGGAGATCAAGGACCCTCTTCCAGAGAAGCTGCATAACTCTGTG AAAGAAATCCTCCATTCAGACCTGGTCATGTGTCCCCTCATGGCTGTGATTACTTTCGCCATCAGTGCCAGCACAGTATTCATCGCCCTCCAG CCCGCTCTTAGCTTCGTCTTGTATATCCTGGCCGGAGTTGTCGGCTTCATTACACATtatctcctccctcagctccgaAAGCAGCTCCCGTGGTTCTGCTTGGCTCACCCTGTGCTCCGCTCCAGAGAGTACAGCCAGTTTGAGGTCCGAG aTGCTGCTCAGTTGATGTGGTTTGAGAAGCTGTATGCTTGGCTTCAGTGCGTGGAGAAATATTTCATCTACCCAGCCGTGGTGCTCAACTCCCTTACTACCGAAGCTCGAGCTGTGGGCCAAAACCATAAAGAGCTGGATATCTA cAGCAGAGCTCTGTTCATCTCCGTGGCAGGCATGAAGCTGCTGCGCTCATCCTTCTGCGCCCCATCGCAGCAGTACGTCACGCTGTGCTTCACCGCGCTCTTCTTCCACTTTGACTACCCACACTTCTCAGAGACCTTCCTCATCGACTACTACTTCATGTCCATTCTCTTCAGCAAG ATGTGGGACCTGCTGTACAAGCTGCGCTTCGTGCTGACTTACATTGCCCCCTGGCAGATCACTTGGGGCTCTGCCTTCCACGCCTTCGCCCAACCCTTCGCGGTGCCCC ACTCTGCAGTGCTTTTCGTCCAGGCCGTCTTCTCTGCCTTCTTCTCTACCCCTCTCAATCCTGTCCTCGGCAGTGCCGTGTTTGTCACCTCATACACCCGGCCTGTAAAGTTCTGGGAAAGAGACTATAA CACCAAGCGTGTCGATCATTCCAACACCAGACTTGCCACCCAGTTAGATCGCAACCCAG GTGCCGACGACAACAATCTCAACTCCATCTTCTACGAGCACCTAACGCGCTCTCTGCAGCACAGCCTGTGTGGAGACCTGCTGCTCGGCCGCTGGGGCAACTACGCCACAGGCGACTGCTTCATCCTCGCCTCAGACTACCTCAACGCACTGGTGCACATCATCGAGATTGGCAACGGCCTGGTCACCTTCCAGCTTAGGGGTTTGGAGTTTAGAG GCACCTACTGTCAGCAGAGGGAAGTGGAGGCCATCACAGAGGGggtagaggaggatgaaggatgctgctgctgtgaaccGGGTCACATCCCTCACATGTTGTCATTCAACGCTGCGTTTGGACAGCGCTGGCTGGCCTGGGAGGTAGCTGCCACCAAGTATGTGTTAGAGGGCTACAGCATCAGCGACAACAATGCTGCCTCCATGTTACAAGTGTTTGACCTCCGTAAGATCCTCATCACCTACTATGTTAAG AGCATCATCTACTATGTAAATCGATCCTCCAAGCTGGAGGACTGGCTGTCGAATGAAGCGATCCAGGAAGCTCTGCGACCTTGTCTTGGGTCGAACTACGTGGACAGTGATCCCACCTTTAACCTGAACATTGACGAAGACTACGACCACAGGGCCTCTGGAATCACCCCCTCCTCGTTCTGCATGGCGTACTTGGACTGGATTCAGTATTGCAACAGCCGACGTCAAACG CCGGTGACGTGTGAGAGAGACTCTCCTCTTGTCACCCTCTGTTTCGGGCTGTGCATCCTTGGGAGAAGAGCTCTGGGCACCGCTTCACACAGCATGTCTGCGAG CCTGGAGCCATTTCTCTACGGCCTTCACGCCCTTTTCAAGGGGGATTTTCGCATCACGTCTCCCAGAGATGAGTGGGTGTTTGCCGACATGGACCTGCTGAATCGAGTTGTGGCACCAGGTGTACGCATGTCCCTCAAACTGCATCAG GACCACTTCACGTCTCCAGATGAGTATGAGGATCCTATGGTGCTGTACGACGCCATCACTGCCAACGAGGAGAAGATGCTGATATCCCACGAGGGCGACCCCGTGTGGCGCAGCGCTATCTTAGCAAACATGCCTTCGCTGCTGGCGTTGCGCCACATCATGGACGACGGCAGCGACGAGTACAAAATCATCATGCTCAACAAGCGGTTCCTCAGCTTCAGAGTCATCAAG gtgaACAGAGAATGCGTGCGCGGCCTTTgggcagggcagcagcaggagctggtttTCCTGCGTAACCGTAACCCCGAGCGCGGCAGCATTCAGAACGCCAAACAGGCTCTGAGGAACATGATCAACTCCTCGTGCGACCAGCCCATCGGCTACCCCATCTACGTGTCCCCCTTAACAACATCATATGCCGGGGGGCACGGCCAGCTCCGGTCTGTGTGGGGAGGGCCCGTCAGCCCCCATAACATCTACACCTGGTTCATAAGCAGCTGGGACAG gctgcagaaggGTTGCGGAGCCGGCTGCAACAGCGGCGGGAACATTGAGGATTCGGACTGCGGAGGTGGCTCCGCCTCCATCTCTGCTAATCCAGCCATTCACACCACCCACAGCACGCCTGCCGCCACCCTCCCACCGCCACACTTTACGGCTGTGCAGCCCCCgatgg GTATGGACAACAATTTTGCTCCCACCCAAAACTGGCCCCACCACCCCCAACCACTTCCTTTAGCTCTTCTCAGCCAATCGGAGAGCAGGATGGAAGCGGGGCTGCTCGCGTCGCTGCAGCACACGTCATCCATTCCGGGGTTCCCGGGCCAGCACCTCTCCAGCTCCCagctctccttcagcagctctgtggctccgcccactctgcCGGCGTCGGAGCGCTTCTGCCACGCGAGCTTCTTGGAGAACTCTGGGCACAGAGCGGGCCAGCGGGCTGGCCTCGGACAGGGCGGCGGCCTGCATTACGACAGCCACGTTGGCAAGTGGAGTTTTTCGGGCAGGAAGGGCTTTAACGGACCAGCGGCtccagagggggagggaggaccaGTGCCGACCGTTCGCACACAG CCTACTCCTCCCGCCCCCCTACAAGAGGTCAGCGTGGCACAAGATCCTCTGGGAGCCACTCGGATGTCGGACCCGACCCCTCCGACCACGGGGGACCATCCCACGGCGCGAGAGGAATCCACAGAGCTGCCTTTACTTGAGCACCTGCGCTGA